In one Macaca nemestrina isolate mMacNem1 chromosome 2, mMacNem.hap1, whole genome shotgun sequence genomic region, the following are encoded:
- the LOC105482597 gene encoding ankyrin repeat and SOCS box protein 14 isoform X1, which yields MDNYTSDEDTDEDFDTQFIIQQSLQDIYKPGTAQHAPKDESSHSFLSADYKKIVETIEKGKEDALSHLTKYHSAFGEADEIGWIPLHKAAVQLNKKILEITLSASDPSLWEQTTHNGETPLFLAVSNCLLENATFLLLNGCNPNAKNFEGNSPLLTAVLRDSYDMAALLINYGADVNLRCANERTALHEAAKLGREDMVKLMLVSGAHPDPQSTYGFTPLALAAQSGHTEIMEMLLRKGKSFCLVSTLTKGANAHGQASDSSSILLEAASGGNPDAVALLLEYGADANIPKNSGHLPIHVAADRGHLLALKILIPVTDLAAIKQSGISPVHCAAAGAHPQCLELLIQAGFDVNFMLDQRVSKHYDDHRKSALHFAVSNSDLSSVKLLLSAGALPNQDPVNCLQIALRMGNYELISLLLRHGANVNYFCRVNPLHFPSALQYTLKDEVMLRMLLNYGYDTQRCFDCPHGDKVHPSYTVEGWTSTVIKDTKFCEVITLSWLQHLSGKVVRVMLDYVDQVRICSKLKAVLQKQGIWSEIHFILTNPRSLKHLCRLKIRKCMGRLHLRCPVFMSFLPLPNRLKAYVLYKEYDLYGQGIFTGTW from the exons ATGGATAATTACACCAGCGATGAAGACACAGATGAAGACTTTGACACCCAGTTCATCATTCAGCAGAGTTTACAGGATATTTATAAGCCAGGAACAGCACAACATGCACCTAAGGATGAGAG CTCCCATTCCTTTTTGAGTGCTGACTATAAGAAGATAGTTGAAACAATAGAGAAAG GTAAGGAAGATGCATTGTCACACTTAACCAAGTACCATTCTGCTTTTGGTGAAGCAGATGAGATAGGCTGGATTCCTCTGCATAAGGCTGCAGtgcaattaaataagaaaattttggaaataacCCTAAGCG CTTCAGACCCCAGTCTGTGGGAGCAAACAACTCACAATGGTGAAACGCCACTGTTTTTGGCTGTCAGCAATTGCCTCTTAGAAAATgccacttttcttcttcttaatgGCTGCAATCCAAATGCTAAGAATTTTGAAGGCAATTCTCCTCTTCTTACAG CTGTGCTGCGTGACTCCTATGACATGGCTGCCTTGCTGATCAACTATGGAGCAGATGTCAATCTGCGTTGTGCCAACGAGAGGACAGCTCTCCACGAAGCAGCCAAACTGGGCAGAGAGGACATGGTGAAGCTTATGCTGGTTTCTGGGGCACACCCTGACCCACAGAGCACATATGGATTCACTCCTCTTGCTCTTGCTGCCCAAAGTGGACACACTGAAATCATGGAAATGTTACTGCGGAAAGGCAAGAGCTTCTGTTTGGTCAGCACACTAACAAAGG GAGCTAATGCTCATGGTCAGGCCTCTGATTCTTCTTCCATTTTACTCGAAGCTGCGAGTGGAGGAAATCCAGATGCTGTGGCCCTCTTGCTGGAGTACGGAGCTGATGCCAACATCCCTAAGAATTCAGGCCACCTGCCCATCCATGTGGCAGCTGACAGGGGCCACTTACT AGCTCTAAAGATACTGATTCCAGTTACGGATCTTGCTGCCATTAAGCAGAGTGGGATCAGTCCAGTTCACTGCGCAGCAGCAGGAGCACACCCTCAGTGCCTGGAACTCCTCATCCAGGCTGGATTTGATGTGAACTTCATGCTGGATCAGAGAGTTAGCAAACACTACGATGACCACAGGAAGTCAGCTTTGCATTTTGCTGTATCAAACAGTGACCTCTCTTCTGTCAAGCTGCTTCTGAGTGCTGGAGCTCTGCCTAACCAAGACCCGGTTAACTGCCTCCAGATAGCCCTCAGGATGGGCAACTATGAGCTGATCAGTCTGCTGCTAAGGCATGGGGCCAATGTCAATTATTTCTGCAGAGTTAACCCTTTACATTTCCCATCAGCACTGCAATACACTCTGAAAGATGAAGTCATGCTCAGGATGCTGCTGAACTATGGGTATGACACACAGCGATGTTTTGATTGCCCACATGGAGACAAAGTCCATCCTTCCTATACTGTTGAAGGCTGGACATCTACAGTTATCAAAGATACTAAG TTCTGTGAAGTAATAACTTTGTCATGGCTGCAACACCTCTCTGGAAAGGTTGTTCGAGTGATGCTTGATTATGTTGATCAAGTTCGGATCTGTTCAAAGTTGAAAGCTGTGCTCCAAAAACAGGGGATCTGGtcagaaatacattttatcttaA CAAACCCTCGCTCCCTAAAACACTTGTGCCGCCTAAAGATCCGGAAATGCATGGGACGTTTACATTTGCGCTGCCCTGTATTCATGTCATTTCTTCCATTACCCAATCGTCTAAAAGCATATGTCCTTTACAAAGAATACGACCTTTATGGACAAGGAATTTTTACAGGAACCTGGTAA
- the LOC105482597 gene encoding ankyrin repeat and SOCS box protein 14 isoform X2 translates to MDNYTSDEDTDEDFDTQFIIQQSLQDIYKPGTAQHAPKDESSHSFLSADYKKIVETIEKGKEDALSHLTKYHSAFGEADEIGWIPLHKAAVQLNKKILEITLSASDPSLWEQTTHNGETPLFLAVSNCLLENATFLLLNGCNPNAKNFEGNSPLLTAVLRDSYDMAALLINYGADVNLRCANERTALHEAAKLGREDMVKLMLVSGAHPDPQSTYGFTPLALAAQSGHTEIMEMLLRKGANAHGQASDSSSILLEAASGGNPDAVALLLEYGADANIPKNSGHLPIHVAADRGHLLALKILIPVTDLAAIKQSGISPVHCAAAGAHPQCLELLIQAGFDVNFMLDQRVSKHYDDHRKSALHFAVSNSDLSSVKLLLSAGALPNQDPVNCLQIALRMGNYELISLLLRHGANVNYFCRVNPLHFPSALQYTLKDEVMLRMLLNYGYDTQRCFDCPHGDKVHPSYTVEGWTSTVIKDTKFCEVITLSWLQHLSGKVVRVMLDYVDQVRICSKLKAVLQKQGIWSEIHFILTNPRSLKHLCRLKIRKCMGRLHLRCPVFMSFLPLPNRLKAYVLYKEYDLYGQGIFTGTW, encoded by the exons ATGGATAATTACACCAGCGATGAAGACACAGATGAAGACTTTGACACCCAGTTCATCATTCAGCAGAGTTTACAGGATATTTATAAGCCAGGAACAGCACAACATGCACCTAAGGATGAGAG CTCCCATTCCTTTTTGAGTGCTGACTATAAGAAGATAGTTGAAACAATAGAGAAAG GTAAGGAAGATGCATTGTCACACTTAACCAAGTACCATTCTGCTTTTGGTGAAGCAGATGAGATAGGCTGGATTCCTCTGCATAAGGCTGCAGtgcaattaaataagaaaattttggaaataacCCTAAGCG CTTCAGACCCCAGTCTGTGGGAGCAAACAACTCACAATGGTGAAACGCCACTGTTTTTGGCTGTCAGCAATTGCCTCTTAGAAAATgccacttttcttcttcttaatgGCTGCAATCCAAATGCTAAGAATTTTGAAGGCAATTCTCCTCTTCTTACAG CTGTGCTGCGTGACTCCTATGACATGGCTGCCTTGCTGATCAACTATGGAGCAGATGTCAATCTGCGTTGTGCCAACGAGAGGACAGCTCTCCACGAAGCAGCCAAACTGGGCAGAGAGGACATGGTGAAGCTTATGCTGGTTTCTGGGGCACACCCTGACCCACAGAGCACATATGGATTCACTCCTCTTGCTCTTGCTGCCCAAAGTGGACACACTGAAATCATGGAAATGTTACTGCGGAAAG GAGCTAATGCTCATGGTCAGGCCTCTGATTCTTCTTCCATTTTACTCGAAGCTGCGAGTGGAGGAAATCCAGATGCTGTGGCCCTCTTGCTGGAGTACGGAGCTGATGCCAACATCCCTAAGAATTCAGGCCACCTGCCCATCCATGTGGCAGCTGACAGGGGCCACTTACT AGCTCTAAAGATACTGATTCCAGTTACGGATCTTGCTGCCATTAAGCAGAGTGGGATCAGTCCAGTTCACTGCGCAGCAGCAGGAGCACACCCTCAGTGCCTGGAACTCCTCATCCAGGCTGGATTTGATGTGAACTTCATGCTGGATCAGAGAGTTAGCAAACACTACGATGACCACAGGAAGTCAGCTTTGCATTTTGCTGTATCAAACAGTGACCTCTCTTCTGTCAAGCTGCTTCTGAGTGCTGGAGCTCTGCCTAACCAAGACCCGGTTAACTGCCTCCAGATAGCCCTCAGGATGGGCAACTATGAGCTGATCAGTCTGCTGCTAAGGCATGGGGCCAATGTCAATTATTTCTGCAGAGTTAACCCTTTACATTTCCCATCAGCACTGCAATACACTCTGAAAGATGAAGTCATGCTCAGGATGCTGCTGAACTATGGGTATGACACACAGCGATGTTTTGATTGCCCACATGGAGACAAAGTCCATCCTTCCTATACTGTTGAAGGCTGGACATCTACAGTTATCAAAGATACTAAG TTCTGTGAAGTAATAACTTTGTCATGGCTGCAACACCTCTCTGGAAAGGTTGTTCGAGTGATGCTTGATTATGTTGATCAAGTTCGGATCTGTTCAAAGTTGAAAGCTGTGCTCCAAAAACAGGGGATCTGGtcagaaatacattttatcttaA CAAACCCTCGCTCCCTAAAACACTTGTGCCGCCTAAAGATCCGGAAATGCATGGGACGTTTACATTTGCGCTGCCCTGTATTCATGTCATTTCTTCCATTACCCAATCGTCTAAAAGCATATGTCCTTTACAAAGAATACGACCTTTATGGACAAGGAATTTTTACAGGAACCTGGTAA